DNA sequence from the Sinomonas terrae genome:
GCTCGCGCAGGTCCGGCCGCTCCGCCGTGCGTTCGGCCCGCTCATCTCCGGCCTTCAGGTCCTGCCCTCCGTCGCGTGGGTCCCGGCCGCGATCATCTGGTTCGGCCTCACGGACGCGACCGTGTACTTCGTCGTGCTCATGGGCGCGATCCCGTCGATCGTCAACGGCCTCGTCGCCGGCGTCGACCAGATCCCGCCGCACTATCGCTCGGTCGCGAAGGTCCTCGGAGCGTCGCGGTTCGAGCTCGCGCTCCAGGTCGTGCTCCCGGCGGCGCTCCCTGGCTACGTCGCGGGGCTCAAGCAAGGCTGGGCGTTCTCGTGGCGCTCGCTCATGGCCGCGGAGATCATCGCCGTGGGCGGAAGCCTCGGCTTCGGCCTGGGCTCGCTCCTCGATCAGGGCCGTACGCTGAGCGACATGGGCATTGTCATGGGAGCGATCATCGCGATTCTCGCCGTCGGCATCCTCATCGAGCTGCTCGTGTTCGGGCCGGTCGAGCGGCGGCTCCTGCGCCGTCGCGGGCTCCTCGCAGGGGCGACGCGATGACCGGCCGCGATCTCTTCCCCACCTCGCTCCGGCTTCTCGGCAAGCCGGTACTCGTCGTCGGCGGCGGGCGGGTGGCAGGCCGCCGCGCGCGGGCGCTCCTCGACGCGGGCGCGCTCGTCACGGTCGTCGCGCCCGAAGCAGCGGACGACGTCGCCCAGCTGGCCGAAGCCGGGCTCGTCACCTGGGTGCGCCGCGGCTACGAG
Encoded proteins:
- a CDS encoding ABC transporter permease, coding for MASNVTELDPTVGVENETEELRALEAGLDELQSEASHRRRDWGRVALPLGAVVVVLLVWQIVASLGLKRQDLMPGPLDVAASLGQLWQAGQVQQAIVTSLTRGLLGFAVSIVIGTPLGLLLAQVRPLRRAFGPLISGLQVLPSVAWVPAAIIWFGLTDATVYFVVLMGAIPSIVNGLVAGVDQIPPHYRSVAKVLGASRFELALQVVLPAALPGYVAGLKQGWAFSWRSLMAAEIIAVGGSLGFGLGSLLDQGRTLSDMGIVMGAIIAILAVGILIELLVFGPVERRLLRRRGLLAGATR